One window from the genome of Flavobacterium agricola encodes:
- a CDS encoding pirin family protein, which translates to MSNIDFIKEETAADIGNFLVGRLLPFRQKRNIGPFVFIDHMGPAFLKDYQNLDVAPHPHIGLSTLTYLFDGAIMHRDSIGNEIEIQPGAVNLMTAGKGVVHSERTPEYLRTTDKFLHGLQIWIALPKDLEETEPKFKHIDAQALPIWTEDAVHYKLIAGEVLGYASPVPTYSPLYMIEVKNTTNETKTIDFKNQLFGESGLYILEGEVQIENQTFGPKQILITLDAHLCQFNLAPQTTVYVFGGDAFPEERFIFWNFVSTSKERIEKAKQDWMAQNENFPKVPNETEWIPIPEPKFKTK; encoded by the coding sequence ATGTCAAATATTGATTTTATTAAAGAAGAAACTGCTGCCGATATCGGTAATTTTTTAGTTGGCCGTTTGTTGCCTTTTAGACAAAAACGCAACATTGGTCCGTTTGTGTTTATTGACCATATGGGGCCAGCGTTTTTAAAAGATTACCAAAACCTAGATGTAGCACCGCATCCGCACATCGGATTAAGTACCTTAACCTATTTGTTTGACGGTGCTATTATGCATCGCGATAGCATTGGCAATGAAATAGAAATTCAGCCCGGTGCAGTAAATTTAATGACTGCAGGTAAAGGCGTGGTACATTCTGAACGTACGCCCGAATATTTACGTACAACTGATAAGTTTTTACACGGATTACAAATTTGGATTGCTTTACCTAAAGATTTAGAAGAAACCGAACCGAAGTTTAAACATATTGATGCGCAAGCTTTACCAATTTGGACAGAAGATGCCGTGCATTATAAACTTATAGCTGGTGAAGTTTTAGGTTATGCATCACCCGTGCCAACTTATTCGCCGCTGTATATGATTGAAGTAAAAAATACAACCAACGAAACTAAAACAATTGATTTTAAAAATCAGCTATTCGGAGAAAGCGGATTGTATATTTTAGAAGGTGAGGTACAAATAGAAAATCAAACTTTTGGTCCGAAACAAATTTTAATCACTTTAGATGCGCATTTGTGTCAGTTTAATTTAGCTCCTCAAACCACGGTTTATGTTTTTGGAGGAGATGCGTTTCCGGAAGAACGTTTTATATTCTGGAACTTTGTTTCAACATCTAAAGAGCGAATTGAAAAAGCCAAACAAGATTGGATGGCACAAAACGAAAATTTTCCGAAGGTTCCTAATG